Proteins encoded in a region of the Diabrotica virgifera virgifera chromosome 4, PGI_DIABVI_V3a genome:
- the LOC114329933 gene encoding uncharacterized protein LOC114329933, producing the protein MSNEKPKSFGRPDEKKQPVGRRFQRSSDQTGLSSSTPAENTRAQCRRRRANLPSDVLRRQRELFFRRLRMIRNRNLDRLRNLSQLNPRDVAALNMIFEADEFDDDVDSLIGDLNENLFSDLQRQLTEMNAPEESVQFQLQRKSAIQDIVTNMLSTCKVCKHATAQGDFCESCSKSSPSRPPPQ; encoded by the exons ATGTCCAACGAAAAACCGAAATCTTTTGGTAGACCCGATGAGAAAAAACAACCAGTTGGTAGACGGTTCCAAAGATCTAGCGACCAGACAGGCTTATCTTCATCTACACCAGCGGAAAATACAAGAGCA caatgcaggAGAAGGAGGGCCAACCTGCCATCTGATGTTTTAAGACGCCAAAGAGAG ttatttttcaGACGCTTGAGAATGATCCGCAATAGAAATCTTGATCGCTTACGGAATCTCAGTCAACTCAACCCACGTGACGTAGCTGCCCTAAACATGATATTCGAAGCTGACGAATTCGATGACGACGTAGATAGTTTAATTGGAGATCTAAACGAAAATCTCTTCAGTGATCTTCAAAGGCAATTAACTGAAATGAATGCACCAGAGGAGTCAGTTCAGTTTCAACTGCAAAGAAAAAGCGCGATACAAGATATTGTTACTAATATGCTTTCTACCTGCAAGGTATGCAAGCATGCAACCGCCCAAGGTGACTTTTGCGAATCTTGCTCAAAGTCCTCACCATCACGACCTCCTCCACAATAG